The following are from one region of the Pocillopora verrucosa isolate sample1 chromosome 3, ASM3666991v2, whole genome shotgun sequence genome:
- the LOC131772316 gene encoding 6-phosphogluconolactonase-like — protein sequence MAARHCFANEADLRREVCSLIAQKSSEAIKDHGFFTVGFSGGSLPKIVSPGLLSQKIDFSKWRVFFCDERYVPISDPDSNYQAVKQHFLDKASVGEVLIINPDIALDEAAKDYESRLKSWYSGNDLPSLDMLLLGMGPDGHTCSLFPAHALLEETSRLVAPISDSPKPPPCRITLTYPIINATKCAVFVSTGASKASVLQQVLEGDTAELLPAARVKPACGELHWFVDDAAASLLKKT from the coding sequence ATGGCAGCTAGACATTGCTTTGCAAACGAAGCGGATTTGAGGCGTGAGGTTTGTTCCCTGATCGCCCAAAAGTCATCAGAAGCTATCAAAGATCATGGATTTTTTACGGTCGGTTTTTCAGGTGGAAGTCTACCGAAGATCGTTTCCCCCGGTCTGTTATCGCAAAAGATCGACTTCTCGAAGTGGCGAGTGTTCTTTTGCGACGAGCGGTACGTGCCAATATCAGACCCTGACAGCAATTATCAAGCAGTAAAGCAACACTTTTTAGATAAAGCTTCTGTAGGAGAGGTGTTAATCATCAATCCTGATATTGCATTGGATGAGGCCGCGAAAGACTATGAATCTCGTCTGAAGAGCTGGTACTCTGGCAATGACCTCCCGTCCCTCGACATGCTGCTGTTGGGAATGGGGCCAGATGGGCACACCTGTTCTCTCTTCCCTGCCCATGCTTTGCTTGAAGAAACATCTCGCCTTGTAGCACCGATTTCTGATTCACCTAAGCCGCCTCCCTGTCGGATCACGCTTACGTATCCAATCATAAATGCGACCAAGTGTGCAGTGTTTGTGAGTACAGGAGCTAGCAAGGCCAGTGTTCTTCAGCAAGTGTTGGAGGGCGACACCGCAGAGCTGCTTCCAGCTGCAAGGGTGAAGCCAGCTTGTGGTGAACTGCACTGGTTTGTTGATGATGCTGCAGCTAGTCTTTTGAAAAAGACCTGA
- the LOC131772297 gene encoding CBY1-interacting BAR domain-containing protein 1 — protein sequence MKKSSSNLNASTPSEMRSETKARDHENKVITERINLAERHFSMLLKDFTAFATGLQSLQEKGMKLSKSVDIFADDEYPSMKASLGGISESIAAVQDYMGAQVDFIQAKVSPPLSLNATNVKHAREYVKELAVTREKELIKRKAVDKLRVKEPKNKGKISQAEQDLQKLTVDANRSRQTLEEQMVEFERKKIEDIRLVFSNFFHGQMLFHAKALELYTTAFQRLSSLDEEQDIEAFQNDLHPASFPSTLDVAKSGSQTSLNRFSSQGSMGSQQSLNRTGRSDRGVDGDEDTSDFE from the exons ATGAAGAAGTCCTCATCAAATCTGAATGCTTCTACTCCTAGTGAGATGAGAAGCGAGACGAAAGCAAG GGACCATGAAAACAAAGTTATAACAGAGAGGATCAACCTTGCAGAGAGACATTTCAGCATGTTACTAAAAGATTTTACAGCTTTTGCTACAGGACTGCAATCCTTGCAAGAAAAAGGCATGAAACTATCGAAGAGTGTAGATATCTTTGCTGATGATGAGTACCCATCAATGAAAGCAAGTTTAGGTGGTATCAGTGAAAGTATAGCTGCAGTGCAGGACTATATGGGAGCCCAG GTAGACTTCATACAAGCAAAGGTTTCTCCCCCATTGTCCTTGAATGCCACAAATGTCAAACATGCCAGAGAATATGTCAAGGAACTGGCTGTCACTAGAGAAAAAGAATTAATAAAACGCAAAGCAGTGGATAAACTTAGGGTCAAAGAACCAAAGAACAAGGGAAAAATT TCACAG GCTGAGCAGGACCTGCAAAAGTTAACTGTTGATGCTAACCGATCAAGACAGACACTGGAAGAACAAATGGTggaatttgaaagaaagaagattGAAGATATCAGG TTGgtatttagcaatttttttcatggtcAAATGTTGTTTCATGCAAAAGCACTGGAGCTCTATACAACTGCATTTCAAAGGTTGAGTTCCCTGGATGAGGAGCAAGACATAGAG GCATTCCAGAATGACCTTCATCCTGCATCATTTCCCTCTACCCTGGATGTGGCGAAAAGTGGTTCTCAGACCTCGCTAAACCGATTCAGCTCTCAAGGCTCGATGGGATCGCAACAGTCTTTAAACAGAACGGGGAGGAGTGACAGAGGTGTAGATGGTGACGAGGATACTAGCGATTTCGAATGA
- the LOC131772319 gene encoding heterogeneous nuclear ribonucleoprotein F-like — MVVIIKMKGLPWEATAREIRQFYRGLEISEDDIHLAPSQEGKASGFAFACFKKDDEARKAMYRNGNYVGKRYIELVLSSQSEMDKILSEGVRFRRFEGERPPMKDIKSQTEIKLRSNGVKESSRSSRDTPRRSRSRSPIRKNSSVDGSKSQRDHGASNHVNERREAKKFSERSSLRIVNGRGVNGLSTKRDEQDRRGRDKEKRRDLVKNVNRRRSRSYSRDREGKGTRRETSFANGTREVTNGFISIPMSRLNRGRHDSTSRDGLKSTWVHITSLPYSVTEDEIVQFFSGLNVLHVHLMSHASGPYAGKNNGEAYVEFRTVGDRIQGEDRNRQFIKSRFVGVRQCSVEDVLAALENRDAWTLQEPAVARPSFSPESTMYSVGNLNRKSQNLSAADMGMANVVMNSPGKIPVPTNEVGGMEGQVNPLNQLAAGANISMNDIQAGCVIGMRNLPSTVSAEEILDFFYGFPIIPDSIRIHYLAPGRSSGDAMVTLPTRGEAHSAIKQLNNKPVGKRKVQLFLV; from the coding sequence ATGGTAGTGATCATTAAGATGAAGGGTCTTCCTTGGGAGGCTACGGCCCGAGAAATTAGGCAATTTTACCGAGGGTTGGAAATAAGCGAGGATGATATTCATTTAGCTCCAAGTCAAGAAGGGAAGGCATCTGGATTTGCATTTGCATGCTTCAAAAAGGATGATGAGGCGAGGAAGGCTATGTACAGGAATGGAAATTACGTTGGAAAACGATACATAGAGCTCGTTCTAAGCAGCCAATCGGAAATGGATAAGATTTTGAGTGAGGGCGTACGATTTCGCCGATTTGAAGGAGAGCGACCGCCTATGAAAGACATCAAATCCCAGACCGAAATTAAATTGAGGTCGAATGGTGTGAAAGAGAGTTCAAGGAGTAGCCGAGATACTCCTCGGCGATCAAGGAGTCGAAGTCCAATTCGAAAAAACAGTAGTGTTGATGGTTCTAAAAGTCAGAGGGACCATGGTGCTTCGAACCATGTGAATGAGCGACGCGAAGCCAAGAAGTTCAGTGAACGTAGTAGTTTGCGAATCGTAAACGGGAGAGGTGTTAATGGACTGTCAACAAAACGAGACGAACAAGACCGGAGGGGACGGGATAAGGAAAAGAGGAGGGATCTTGTCAAAAATGTTAATCGACGACGTTCACGAAGTTACAGCAGAGATAGGGAGGGAAAGGGAACCCGACGTGAGACCTCTTTTGCCAATGGAACGCGTGAAGTAACGAATGGTTTTATAAGTATTCCCATGAGCAGATTAAATCGAGGTCGCCATGACTCAACCAGTCGGGATGGTTTAAAATCCACGTGGGTTCATATTACTTCTCTACCTTACAGTGTTACTGAAGATGAAATCGTCCAGTTTTTCTCAGGGCTCAATGTGCTGCATGTTCATCTCATGTCCCACGCATCTGGACCATATGCTGGTAAAAATAATGGAGAGGCGTATGTGGAGTTTAGGACAGTTGGAGACCGTATTCAAGGAGAAGACAGAAACCGTCAGTTTATAAAAAGTAGATTTGTGGGTGTAAGACAATGCAGTGTGGAAGATGTGTTGGCTGCCTTGGAGAACAGAGATGCTTGGACACTCCAGGAACCAGCTGTAGCTAGGCCCAGCTTCTCTCCGGAGAGTACAATGTATTCTGTTGGGAACTTGAACAGGAAGAGTCAAAATCTTTCAGCTGCTGACATGGGTATGGCTAATGTTGTAATGAATTCTCCAGGAAAGATACCTGTTCCTACCAATGAAGTTGGTGGCATGGAGGGGCAAGTAAATCCTCTGAACCAGCTTGCTGCAGGGGCAAATATAAGTATGAATGATATCCAAGCAGGTTGTGTGATTGGTATGCGTAATTTGCCCTCCACTGTTTCTGCTGAGGAGATTTTGGATTTCTTTTATGGGTTTCCAATTATTCCAGACTCCATTCGTATTCATTACCTTGCTCCTGGGCGATCATCTGGGGATGCCATGGTTACATTACCAACAAGAGGGGAGGCTCACAGTGCGATTAAACAGCTGAACAACAAACCTGTTGGAAAGCGAAAAGTTCAACTATTTTTGGTCTAA